Genomic segment of Desulforegula conservatrix Mb1Pa:
ACGGGAACAGTTCATAGATGTGCTTAAGCTTGAAACCTGTGAGTTTTGAAAGAACGCGAACCATTGGTGCAATGCCGTTCTTCTTGTAGTAGTCCTGAAGAACGTTAATTACCTGCCAATGTTCGTCAGAAAGAGTTTCGATACCTTCTTCCTTCTTGCAGTAATCAACCCA
This window contains:
- a CDS encoding TusE/DsrC/DsvC family sulfur relay protein, producing the protein WVDYCKKEEGIETLSDEHWQVINVLQDYYKKNGIAPMVRVLSKLTGFKLKHIYELFPSGPGKGACKMAGLPKPTGCV